In one Gossypium hirsutum isolate 1008001.06 chromosome D09, Gossypium_hirsutum_v2.1, whole genome shotgun sequence genomic region, the following are encoded:
- the LOC107892600 gene encoding uncharacterized protein codes for MENEFLDKAENNAVVQTWSEKMQLEKGDSVTEGCTSELWDFTCINVTQNNLQELKEIWAQWDVEVKQLFYCNYGDLPYLLDIKVDEHLFRALAQFWNSAYSCFTFGEVDLVPTVEEYTALLCCPRIQVDKVYPRTANVFPFTKKLAKITGMSEQWVTTRIKQKGENKCIPWRSLRDQISAHPDTKKKVDVLALSIYGLGITPVPTILAETFRSLSACRRAGEGRFIGCAQLLLARFHSYFWKVDKVSYKVFFERYPLKELAATPRRDDISGERWMAILRNLRDEDVEWKTPWMVPDEILYRYGDFDWVPLLRIWGAVGYTSLLVLRQYRSRQFIPATQGLAECEFSYGGNNYKGKIQEMSNAWKQTHRMKRFTVGAIITPEYHGWRSKRINDNIPEPSHEGSQLMEEYLRVVPSELEILKQDFERRNAELEKQIEKIKEEKMNLRLDADVQKLEAERLRKEKAGVEEDLNSLKIDYKKMRLSMRTAGLGKTSE; via the exons ATggaaaacgaatttcttgataaggCAGAAAATAATGCGGTTGTCCAAACATGGTCAGAAAAAATGCAACTTGAGAAAGGTGATAGTGTAACGGAAGGGTGcacatcagaattatgggacTTCACTTGCATCAATgtaactcagaataatctccaagagttgaaagaaatttgggCTCAGTGGGATGTCGAGGTCAAACAGTTGTTTTACTGTAATTATGGTGATCTACCCTACTTGCTCGACATCAAGGTGGATGAGCATTTATTTCGAGCTTTGGCCCAATTTTGGAATTCTGCTTATAGCTGCTTCACCTTTGGGGAAGTAGACTtggtgcctactgtggaggagtatacagcTTTGCTTTGTTGTCCAAGAATCCAAGTAGATAAAGTTTATCCTAGAACTGCCAATGTTTTCCCTTTTACAAAGAAGTTAGCAAAGATCACCGGAATGAGCGAGCAATGGGTTACGACAcgaatcaagcaaaaaggagaaaaTAAATGTATCCCTTGGAGAAGTTTGCGAGATCAGATTTCAGCACACCCTGATACAAAGAAGAAAGTCGATGTCCTCGCTTTGAGTATCTATGGGCTG GGGATTACACCCGTCCCAACAATTCTGGCCGAAACGTTCAGATCCTTAAGTGCATGCCGGAGAGCGGGCGAAGGAAGATTCATTGGTTGTGCACAGCTCCTTTTAGCTCGGTTCCACAGTTACTTCTGGAAGGTGGATAAGGTTTCTTACAAAGTATTCTTTGAAAGGTATCCTTTGAAAGAATTAGCAGCGACGCCAAGACGTGACGATATTTCTGGAGAAAGGTGGATGGCGATCCTTCGAAATCTCCGAgatgaagatgttgaatggaAAACTCCTTGGATGGTACCTGACGAGATTTTGTATCGATATGGAGACTTCGATTGGGTTCCTTTACTCagaatttggggagctgttggatATACCTCTCTgctcgtattaagacaatatagatcaaGACAGTTCATACCGGCAACGCAAGGACTGGCcgaatgtgagttttcttatggAGGTAATAACTACAAGGGAAAGATTCAAGAAATGTCCAACGCTTGGAAGCAAACTCATCGGATGAAAAGATTTACCGTTGGGGCAATAATAACCCCTGAATATCATGGGTGGCGAAGTAAGAGAATTAACGACAATATTCCTGAACCAAGTCACGAAGGCAGTCAGTTAATGGAGGAGTATTTACGGGTCGTCCCTTCTGAACtggaaatattaaagcaagactTTGAAAGAAGAAATGCAGAGTTGGAAAAGCAGATAGAGAAGATAAAGGAagaaaaaatgaatttaagaCTGGATGCAGATGTTCAGAAGCTTGAGGCGGAGCGACTAAGAAAAGAGAAAGCTGGGGTTGAAGAAGATcttaatagtttaaaaatagaTTACAAGAAGATGCGGCTATCAATGAGGACTGCCGGGTTGGGAAAAACTTCGGAATAG
- the LOC107892599 gene encoding uncharacterized protein has product MAIYDFSKRGLLWTRLLESCFNKKRDHSSTSQNFSYSFLVATMNFLLPRDDSEEHAGTKTCFYCNKVFSSHRALGGHLRIHQDGSILRALNYPGGSSSSVNNTGNPPASLPNSQLNSFASFNSLSAITSNSVNNSGNPPASLPNSQPNSSSSFNSPTQFSTSSVNNSGNSPASLPNNQLNSTAFNSLTLLPAAHLACDFSWMIYLNETNQVSQVTLSPSFGNALPNVQAQNAGPPSAGSANVGRSERRSSGKRSREADRSRNAETSNASRRPRIAPNEHVEPENCPKKELQLFVDVVVPSSSSEASSSAEEEDLVDMDLSLHL; this is encoded by the exons ATGGCCATTTATGACTTTTCGAAACGTGGGTTATTGTGGACAAGGCTGCTTGAAAGCTGTTTCAACAAG AAACGGGACCATTCTTCAACATCACAAAATTTTTCCTATAGCTTTCTAGTTGCTACCATGAATTTCCTTTTGCCTAGAGACGATTCTGAGGAGCATGCAGGTACTAAAACATGCTTCTATTGCAACAAAGTTTTTAGCAGCCATCGAGCTTTAGGTGGCCACCTTAGGATTCATCAAGATGGTAGCATTTTGAGGGCCCTGAATTACCCTGGTGGTTCCAGTAGTTCGGTGAACAATACCGGGAATCCTCCTGCATCCCTACCAAACAGCCAACTGAACTCCTTTGCCAGTTTTAACAGCCTGAGTGCGATCACTTCTAATTCTGTGAACAATTCTGGGAACCCTCCTGCATCCCTACCGAACAGCCAACCAAACTCCTCTTCCAGTTTTAACAGCCCAACCCAGTTCAGTACTAGTTCCGTGAACAATTCTGGGAACTCTCCTGCATCCCTACCGAACAACCAACTGAACTCTACTGCTTTTAACAGCCTGACTCTGCTCCCTGCAGCACACCTGGCATGTGATTTCTCTTGGATGATCTACTTGAATGAAACGAACCAG GTTAGCCAGGTTACTCTGTCACCATCCTTCGGAAACGCCTTGCCAAACGTTCAAGCTCAAAATGCTG GTCCTCCAAGCGCAGGTTCAGCTAATGTTGGTCGATCTGAGAGGAGAAGTTCGGGTAAGAGGTCCCGTGAAGCTGACAGATCCAGGAATGCTGAGACTTCAAATGCATCAAGAAGGCCCAGGATTGCTCCCAACGAACATGTGGAACCGGAGAATTGTCCTAAAAAAGAGCTTCAACTCTTCGTGGATGTTGTTGTTCCAAGTTCTTCATCCGAAGCTAGTTCCAGTGCCGAGGAGGAAGATCTGGTAGATATGGATTTGTCTCTCCATCTCTAG